A region of the Pseudomonadota bacterium genome:
GCCGGCGACCACAAACACCGCGGCGCTGTTGAGTAAAACGATATCACGAGGAGGGCCGGTCTCGATTCCGGCCAGCACCTTTTTCAGCAAAAGCGCATTTTCCTCGACATCGCCACCCCTGACCGCGGCCAGCGGCGCTTCCGTCAGGCCGACATCGGCAGGCCTTAGAATCATTTCCGCAAGCTCCCCGTCCCGCAGCCAGACGACCTGGTTTGCTCCGGCCAGACTGAGCTCGTCCAGCCCCCCGGCGCCATGCACCACCATAGCCTGAAGCCCGCCCAACCCCTTCAAAACCTCCGCCAGAGGCCGGGTCAGGGCCGGATCATAAACCCCGAGCAGCTGAACATTGGCCGCCGCCGGGTTGGTCAGTGGCCCGAGAAGGTTGAAAATCGTGCGAATCGCGATTTCACGTCGAGGGCCGATGGCATATTTCATGGCCCTGTGCAACAACGGCGCAAAAAGAAAACCGATGCCGATTTCCTGAATTGAAACCGCAACCTGAGCCGGAGTCAATTCCAGATTGACCCCCAGAGCCTGCAGGACATCGGCACTGCCGCAACGACTGGAAACCGAGCGATTGCCGTGCTTGGCCACTTTCAGACCCGCGGCGGCCACGACCAGGGCAGTAGTGGTGGAAATGTTGAAGGTCTGACAACCATCGCCACCGGTACCGCAGGTGTCAACCAGGATTTCTCCGCCGGAACTTAGATCAAACCCGGTTTCAACCCGGGTCGCCTTGGCGCGCATGACTCGGGCGGCGCCGGTAATTTCGGCGACTGTTTCCCCTTTCATGCGCAGCGCCGTGATAAAAGAGCCGACCTGAGCCGGGGTCGCGGCCCCGGTCATAATCTCTTCCATGACCTGTTCCATGTCGCTTGCGTTGAGATCATGGCGTTCCACAATCCTGGCGATCGCTTCATTGATTTTCATTATAAGCACTCCTGTTCCTAACCGTCCCCGACCAGCGGGGAAATCTAAATAAAAGGATAACGCTTCAGCCAGCAGATGCTGGCTGACATGATATTCTGGCGGACACGATTCCGATTTCCTGTAAAAAGCAGGCCATAGCTCCAGCATCTCCGGAGGGCGAAGGGTTTCAAAAAACAACCCCCGGCAAAGGTGGTTACCGGCCCCCTACCAGCCCCGGGCCGCGAGTTCCAGAGCCCGACGCATGGCCGAAGCCTTGTTGAGCGTTTCCTGATACTCCAGTTCCGGCCGGGAATCTGCCACAATCCCGGCCCCGGCCTGAAAATAGAGGCGCTCGTCCTTGACCGTCACCGTGCGAATCGTAATCGCGAAATCCATATCCCCGGAAAAGCCGAAATAACCAACCGCCCCGGCATAGGGACCCCGACGGGTCGGTTCAAGTTCGTCGATAATTTCAAGGGCCCTGACCTTGGGAGCCCCGCTCACAGTGCCGGCCGGATAACAGGCCCGAAAAGCGGCAAACATGTCAAGTCCCTGACGCAATTCCCCTTCAACATGGGAAACGATATGCATGACATGCGAATAGCGCTCGATTTTCATCAGTTCCTCGACCCGCACTCGGCCGTAATCGACAACCCGGCCGATGTCGTTGCGCCCCAGATCCACCAGCATGATATGCTCCGCCCGCTCCTTGGGATCCGCCAGCAGCTCTTCCGCCAGGCGGCGGTCCGCGTCCGCATCGACTCCGCGCGGCCGGGTTCCGGCGATCGGCCGCACCTCCACCCGGTTGCCGTTTTTGCGTACCAGAAGTTCCGGCGAAGAACCGATCAACCGCTCGCCGGCAAAATTAAAATGAAACATGTAAGGCGAAGGGTTGATCAGACGCAGAGCCCGGTAAACGGCCCCCGGATCGATTTTCTGCAGGCAGTGAAAACGCTGGGCCAGAACCACCTGAATCAGATCTCCGGCCTTGACATAATCAACCGCCCGCGCCACCATCCGCAGGAACTGAGCCTTCGTCATATTGGCCTCAAAGGCCAGGGGTTCAGATACCGGAGTCGGGGCCACCCAGGCCAGCGGCCGGCGAATCCGACTGACAACCTCATCCAGGTCAGTCAGCGCCTCGCGATAAAGCTCGGCCTTTTTTTCACCGCTAATAGCTTCGTCACCGACATCAACCAGACGAACCAGAGACAGACTGTGCCGCAGATTGTCATGGACCAGCAGCATGCCGGGAACCATGAACCAGGCGTCGGCCCCGTCGACATCACGGTGGGTCGTATCCGGTAATTTTTCAAAGGCCTTGACG
Encoded here:
- the trpD gene encoding anthranilate phosphoribosyltransferase — translated: MKINEAIARIVERHDLNASDMEQVMEEIMTGAATPAQVGSFITALRMKGETVAEITGAARVMRAKATRVETGFDLSSGGEILVDTCGTGGDGCQTFNISTTTALVVAAAGLKVAKHGNRSVSSRCGSADVLQALGVNLELTPAQVAVSIQEIGIGFLFAPLLHRAMKYAIGPRREIAIRTIFNLLGPLTNPAAANVQLLGVYDPALTRPLAEVLKGLGGLQAMVVHGAGGLDELSLAGANQVVWLRDGELAEMILRPADVGLTEAPLAAVRGGDVEENALLLKKVLAGIETGPPRDIVLLNSAAVFVVAGQAAGFRQGVELAQATIASGRALAKLEKLVAFSQALKPVSGERQG
- the trpE gene encoding anthranilate synthase component I, with the protein product MSEKIFPEFSEFSQLTEHYLYIPVCREIVADLDTPLTLYYKLAAAEDFSFLLESLEGGERWGRYSFIGYRPALLFCQRRGEIEIVRGALRQRLITVDPLPELARLMQLMRPAPVAGLPDFYGGAVGFFSFETVKAFEKLPDTTHRDVDGADAWFMVPGMLLVHDNLRHSLSLVRLVDVGDEAISGEKKAELYREALTDLDEVVSRIRRPLAWVAPTPVSEPLAFEANMTKAQFLRMVARAVDYVKAGDLIQVVLAQRFHCLQKIDPGAVYRALRLINPSPYMFHFNFAGERLIGSSPELLVRKNGNRVEVRPIAGTRPRGVDADADRRLAEELLADPKERAEHIMLVDLGRNDIGRVVDYGRVRVEELMKIERYSHVMHIVSHVEGELRQGLDMFAAFRACYPAGTVSGAPKVRALEIIDELEPTRRGPYAGAVGYFGFSGDMDFAITIRTVTVKDERLYFQAGAGIVADSRPELEYQETLNKASAMRRALELAARGW